In Myxococcus stipitatus, the following are encoded in one genomic region:
- a CDS encoding methylmalonyl-CoA mutase family protein, with the protein MRNVQLTPVPGPYKPRFHVRIVTAASLFDGHDAAINVMRRLMQASGAEIIHLGHNRSVAEIVDCAIQEDAQGIAITSYQGGHVEFFKYMIDLLKERGANIKVFGGGGGTILPSEIEELHAYGVTRIYSPDDGRSMGLQGMIDHLISECDFEKRPADFAPVAAAMPVREPMKLASLITIAENFASAGDALRDAMTKLSAKKPRVPVLGITGTGGAGKSSLVDELVRRFLADFPDKTLAVLSVDPSKRKTGGALLGDRIRMNAIDNPRVYMRSMATRQSNLALSKHVGDSIEVCKAAGFDLIVVETSGIGQSDTEITEHSDVALYVMTAEYGAATQLEKIDMLDFADVIAINKFDKRGSLDALRDVRKQWKRNHNAFTTADDAVPVYGTIASQFNDPGMNQLYRAIIDAVVRKTGAPLQSHQEPTPGMSEKKWIIPPDRTRYLAEIVETCEAYDKFARSQAAVARRMYQLHGTIEALRTNVGKKRLEIVEPKDTSDVVQVTERVEGEPAYLSELVELYKDLESRLDPNCRKLLSEWPATKRRYAASKYQYQVRDKVIELDLFTETLSHLRIPKIALPRYEDWGDILLWLLRENAPGAFPFTAGVFPLKREGEDPARMFAGEGGPERTNKRFHYVSRGLPAKRLSTAFDSVTLYGEDPDHRPDIYGKVGNSGVSIANVDDAKKLYSGFDLADPATSVSMTINGPAPMLLGFFLNAAVDQQCEKWIRANGKVDEVEKKIDEIYRARGVPRPRYQGELPQGNDGLGLLLLGVSGDEVLPKDVYEKIRASTLQQVRGTVQADILKEDQAQNTCIFSTEFALRLMGDIQQYFTDKKVRNFYSVSISGYHIAEAGANPISQLAFTLANGFTFVEYYLSRGMDIDDFAPNLSFFFSNGMDPEYTVLGRVARRIWAKAIRDKYNGNDRSQKLKYHIQTSGRSLHAQEIAFNDIRTTLQALLALNDNCNSLHTNAYDEAITTPTEESVRRALAIQLIINKEFGLAKNENPNQGAFIVEELTDLVEAAVLAEFRAISERGGVLGAMERMYQRSKIQEESLYYETLKHDGSLPIIGVNTFLDPKGSPTVTPPEVIRATTEEKDYAITSRDAFWKRNAETAPRALEAVKRAALDHGNIFAALMDACKVCTLGQLSRALYEVGGQYRRNM; encoded by the coding sequence GTGCGAAACGTCCAGTTGACCCCGGTTCCCGGACCCTACAAGCCGCGATTCCACGTGCGAATCGTGACGGCCGCCTCCCTGTTCGATGGGCATGACGCGGCCATCAACGTCATGCGCCGCCTGATGCAGGCCTCCGGCGCCGAAATCATCCACCTGGGACACAACCGCTCGGTTGCTGAAATCGTCGACTGTGCCATCCAGGAAGACGCCCAGGGCATCGCGATCACCTCGTACCAGGGCGGTCACGTCGAGTTCTTCAAGTACATGATCGACCTGCTGAAGGAGCGCGGGGCGAACATCAAGGTCTTCGGCGGAGGCGGCGGCACCATCCTCCCTTCCGAAATCGAAGAGCTCCATGCCTACGGCGTGACGCGCATCTACTCCCCGGATGACGGCCGCTCCATGGGCCTCCAGGGGATGATCGACCACCTCATCTCCGAGTGTGACTTCGAGAAGCGCCCCGCCGACTTCGCTCCCGTCGCCGCGGCCATGCCGGTGCGCGAGCCGATGAAGCTCGCCTCGCTCATCACCATCGCGGAGAACTTCGCCTCCGCGGGGGATGCGCTGCGCGACGCGATGACGAAGCTCAGCGCCAAGAAGCCGCGAGTGCCCGTGCTGGGCATCACTGGCACCGGTGGCGCGGGCAAGTCGAGCCTCGTGGATGAGCTGGTCCGCCGCTTCCTCGCGGACTTCCCGGACAAGACGCTGGCGGTGCTGTCCGTGGACCCGTCGAAGCGCAAGACGGGCGGCGCGCTGCTGGGCGACCGCATCCGGATGAACGCCATCGACAACCCGCGCGTGTACATGCGCTCCATGGCGACGCGGCAGAGCAACCTCGCGCTGTCCAAGCACGTAGGTGACTCCATCGAGGTGTGCAAGGCCGCGGGCTTCGACCTCATCGTGGTGGAGACCTCCGGCATCGGTCAGTCCGACACCGAAATCACCGAGCACTCGGACGTCGCGCTCTACGTGATGACGGCCGAGTACGGCGCGGCGACGCAGCTCGAGAAGATCGACATGCTCGACTTCGCGGACGTCATCGCCATCAACAAGTTCGACAAGCGAGGCTCGCTGGACGCGCTGCGAGACGTGCGCAAGCAGTGGAAGCGCAACCACAACGCCTTCACTACTGCGGATGACGCGGTGCCCGTCTACGGCACCATCGCCTCGCAGTTCAACGACCCGGGGATGAACCAGCTCTACCGCGCCATCATCGACGCGGTGGTGCGCAAGACGGGCGCGCCGCTCCAATCGCATCAGGAGCCCACCCCGGGCATGAGCGAGAAGAAGTGGATCATCCCGCCCGACCGCACCCGCTACCTGGCGGAGATCGTCGAGACCTGCGAGGCGTACGACAAGTTCGCCCGCTCGCAGGCGGCGGTGGCGCGGCGGATGTATCAGCTGCACGGCACCATCGAGGCGCTGCGCACCAACGTCGGCAAGAAGCGCCTGGAGATTGTCGAGCCGAAGGACACGTCCGACGTGGTCCAGGTCACCGAACGCGTCGAGGGCGAGCCCGCGTACCTGAGCGAGCTGGTGGAGCTGTACAAGGACCTGGAGTCGCGCCTGGACCCCAACTGCCGCAAGCTCCTGAGCGAGTGGCCCGCGACGAAGCGCCGCTACGCGGCCTCCAAGTACCAGTACCAGGTCCGCGACAAGGTCATCGAACTGGACCTCTTCACGGAGACGCTGTCGCATCTGCGCATCCCGAAGATCGCCCTCCCCCGCTACGAGGACTGGGGCGACATCCTGCTGTGGCTGCTGCGGGAGAACGCGCCCGGCGCCTTCCCGTTCACCGCGGGCGTCTTCCCGCTCAAGCGCGAGGGTGAGGACCCGGCGCGCATGTTCGCGGGCGAAGGTGGCCCGGAGCGCACGAACAAGCGCTTCCACTACGTCTCGCGAGGCCTGCCCGCCAAGCGGCTGTCCACGGCGTTCGACTCCGTCACGCTGTACGGCGAGGACCCGGACCACCGGCCGGACATCTACGGCAAGGTGGGCAACTCCGGCGTGTCCATCGCCAACGTGGACGACGCGAAGAAGCTCTACTCGGGCTTCGACCTGGCGGACCCGGCGACGTCCGTGTCCATGACCATCAACGGCCCCGCGCCCATGTTGCTCGGGTTCTTCCTGAACGCGGCCGTGGACCAGCAGTGCGAGAAGTGGATTCGCGCCAACGGCAAGGTCGACGAGGTCGAGAAGAAGATCGACGAAATCTACCGGGCGCGCGGAGTGCCGCGTCCGCGCTACCAGGGTGAGCTGCCGCAGGGGAACGACGGGCTGGGGCTGCTGCTGCTCGGCGTGTCCGGGGACGAGGTGCTGCCCAAGGACGTCTACGAGAAGATTCGCGCGTCGACGCTGCAGCAGGTGCGCGGCACGGTGCAGGCGGACATCCTGAAGGAGGACCAGGCGCAGAACACCTGCATCTTCTCCACTGAGTTCGCGCTGCGGCTGATGGGCGACATCCAGCAGTACTTCACCGACAAGAAGGTGCGGAACTTCTACTCGGTGTCCATCTCGGGCTACCACATCGCGGAGGCCGGGGCGAACCCCATCTCCCAGCTGGCCTTCACGCTGGCCAATGGCTTCACCTTCGTCGAGTACTACCTGTCGCGCGGGATGGACATCGACGACTTCGCGCCCAACCTCTCGTTCTTCTTCTCGAACGGAATGGACCCCGAGTACACGGTGCTCGGCCGCGTGGCACGCCGCATCTGGGCCAAGGCCATCCGGGACAAGTACAACGGCAATGACCGCTCGCAGAAGCTGAAGTACCACATCCAGACGTCGGGCCGTTCCCTGCACGCGCAGGAGATTGCCTTCAACGACATCCGGACCACGCTTCAGGCGCTGCTGGCGCTCAACGACAACTGCAACTCGCTGCACACCAACGCGTACGACGAGGCCATCACCACGCCGACGGAAGAGAGCGTGCGGCGCGCGCTGGCCATCCAGCTCATCATCAACAAGGAGTTCGGGCTCGCGAAGAACGAGAACCCCAACCAGGGCGCGTTCATCGTGGAGGAGCTGACTGACCTGGTGGAGGCGGCGGTGCTGGCGGAGTTCCGCGCCATCTCCGAGCGCGGCGGCGTGCTGGGCGCGATGGAGCGCATGTACCAGCGCTCCAAGATACAAGAGGAGTCGCTGTACTACGAGACGCTCAAGCACGACGGCTCGCTGCCCATCATCGGCGTGAACACCTTCCTGGACCCGAAGGGCTCCCCGACGGTGACCCCGCCGGAGGTCATTCGCGCGACGACCGAGGAGAAGGACTACGCCATCACCTCGCGCGACGCCTTCTGGAAGCGGAACGCGGAGACGGCGCCTCGTGCGCTCGAGGCCGTGAAGCGCGCGGCGCTCGACCACGGCAACATCTTCGCCGCACTGATGGACGCCTGTAAGGTCTGCACCCTCGGCCAGCTCTCTCGTGCGCTGTACGAGGTAGGCGGCCAGTACCGCAGGAACATGTAG
- a CDS encoding ankyrin repeat domain-containing protein, with protein MTNEQLELTNLIHKVNSHHYIEAYVKKENEAEYQTRLGKERAENEVTLGKLRELLASGVSLAFVDQNNHTPLQLAVTQNNVELIQLLMEYGADLRAVTAYDTPLHRAAEFGADRVVRFLIEQGLDPRGLTSGGVSVLSRARSSRHSREVPALLVELLLPTKSQRPPPPKKAKGLSEEKVVGYLSGDAPSGVRPGSWSKLRELMDAVYVETHFVTLDGFYAGIEEQSSMNPDLVFAGIGLIHATLAEAPKAKSVKKVAKGRYVHHGDLEVTGNLSVGSMMVTGNLTVQGKVDNFEGASLFVGGDFKCASFHSEGPVIIGGNLEAELVKVLGNDYGLEVRGTLRAGKLVVDDKHVVTAARFEVQEREDV; from the coding sequence ATGACGAACGAGCAGTTGGAGCTGACGAACCTCATCCACAAGGTCAACAGCCACCACTACATCGAGGCCTACGTCAAGAAGGAGAACGAGGCCGAGTACCAGACGCGGCTCGGCAAGGAGCGCGCGGAGAACGAGGTGACCCTCGGGAAGCTGCGCGAGCTGCTCGCCTCGGGGGTGAGCCTGGCCTTCGTAGATCAGAACAACCACACGCCGTTGCAGCTCGCCGTCACGCAGAACAACGTCGAGCTCATCCAGCTCTTGATGGAGTACGGCGCGGACCTCCGTGCCGTCACCGCCTACGACACGCCGCTGCATCGCGCGGCCGAGTTCGGCGCGGACCGGGTGGTGCGGTTCCTCATCGAGCAGGGACTGGACCCGAGGGGGCTGACCTCGGGCGGTGTGAGTGTCCTCTCCCGCGCGCGGTCCTCGAGGCACAGCCGCGAGGTTCCAGCGCTCCTGGTGGAGCTGCTCCTGCCCACGAAGTCCCAGCGGCCTCCTCCGCCGAAGAAGGCCAAGGGGCTGTCGGAGGAGAAGGTCGTGGGTTACCTCTCGGGCGACGCACCCTCGGGTGTCAGACCGGGGTCCTGGTCGAAGCTGCGCGAGCTGATGGACGCGGTGTACGTGGAGACACACTTCGTCACGCTCGATGGCTTCTACGCGGGCATCGAGGAGCAGTCCTCGATGAACCCGGACCTGGTCTTCGCCGGCATCGGGCTGATCCACGCCACGCTCGCGGAGGCCCCCAAGGCCAAGAGCGTGAAGAAGGTCGCCAAGGGGCGCTACGTCCACCACGGAGACCTGGAGGTGACGGGCAACCTGAGCGTGGGCTCGATGATGGTCACCGGGAACCTGACCGTGCAGGGCAAGGTCGACAACTTCGAGGGCGCCTCGCTCTTCGTCGGAGGCGACTTCAAGTGCGCGAGCTTCCACTCAGAGGGGCCAGTCATCATCGGCGGCAACCTGGAGGCGGAGCTCGTCAAGGTGCTCGGCAACGACTACGGGCTCGAGGTCCGCGGCACACTCCGGGCCGGCAAGCTCGTGGTCGACGACAAACACGTGGTCACAGCGGCGCGTTTTGAGGTCCAGGAGCGCGAGGACGTGTGA
- the scpA gene encoding methylmalonyl-CoA mutase — MRTHVPNFSGIAFDAPETQAPASVVDAQRGKAQATTRDAERWDTPEGIPVKPVYTREDLADVEHLGSLPGLAPFVRGPYSTMYVQQPWTVRQYAGFSTAEASNAFYRRNLAAGQKGLSIAFDLATHRGYDSDHPRVAGDVGMAGVAIDSIKDMRILFDRIPLDQMSVSMTMNGAVLPILALYVVAAEEQGVRPEQLSGTIQNDILKEFMVRNTYIYPPGPSMRIIGDIFRFTAEKMPRFNSISISGYHMQEAGATQDLELGYTLADGVEYVRAGLAAGLDVDAFAPRLSFFWAIGMNFFMEVAKMRAARMIWARLLKDFKPKSDKSLALRTHSQTSGWSLTAQDVFNNVVRTCVEAMAATQGHTQSLHTNSLDEAIALPTDFSARIARNTQLYLQLESGTTRVIDPWGGSYYVERLTHELAQKAWGHIQEVEALGGMTKAIEAGLPKLRIEEAAARTQARIDSGRQAIIGVNKYPPERADNIEILKVDNSAVREAQVARLKELRAERNADEVRRRLEALTEAGRRNEGNLLALAIDAARAKATVGEISDALEKVFGRYEATVRSVSGVYSSEAGKDAQGITEARAAADAFQERFGRRPRILIAKMGQDGHDRGQKVIATAFADLGFDVDIGPLFQTPEESARQAVENDVHVVGASSLAAGHLTLVPQLKKALRDLGREDIMVVVGGVIPAQDYDELRAAGAAAIFGPGTVISKAALELLGKLAAAQEEA; from the coding sequence ATGCGCACCCACGTCCCCAACTTCTCCGGCATCGCCTTCGATGCCCCCGAAACCCAGGCCCCCGCGTCCGTGGTCGACGCACAGCGTGGCAAGGCCCAGGCCACCACCCGCGATGCCGAGCGCTGGGACACGCCCGAGGGCATTCCCGTCAAGCCCGTCTACACGCGCGAGGACCTGGCGGACGTCGAGCACCTGGGCTCGCTGCCCGGCCTGGCGCCGTTCGTGCGGGGCCCCTACTCCACCATGTACGTGCAGCAGCCGTGGACGGTGCGCCAGTACGCGGGCTTCTCCACGGCGGAGGCATCCAACGCCTTCTACCGGCGCAACCTCGCGGCCGGACAGAAGGGCCTGTCCATCGCCTTCGACCTCGCGACCCACCGGGGCTACGACAGCGACCATCCTCGCGTCGCGGGCGACGTGGGCATGGCTGGCGTGGCCATCGACTCCATCAAGGACATGCGCATCCTGTTCGACCGCATCCCGCTCGACCAGATGAGCGTGTCGATGACGATGAACGGCGCGGTCCTCCCCATCCTCGCGCTCTACGTCGTGGCGGCCGAGGAGCAGGGCGTACGCCCCGAGCAGCTCAGCGGAACCATCCAGAACGACATCCTCAAGGAGTTCATGGTCCGCAACACGTACATCTACCCGCCGGGCCCGTCGATGCGCATCATCGGCGACATCTTCCGCTTCACGGCGGAGAAGATGCCGCGCTTCAACAGCATCAGCATCAGCGGCTACCACATGCAGGAGGCCGGAGCGACGCAGGACCTGGAGCTCGGCTACACGCTGGCGGATGGTGTGGAGTACGTGCGCGCGGGGCTCGCGGCGGGGCTGGACGTGGATGCGTTCGCGCCCCGGCTGTCGTTCTTCTGGGCCATCGGCATGAACTTCTTCATGGAGGTGGCGAAGATGCGCGCGGCCCGGATGATCTGGGCCCGGCTCCTCAAGGACTTCAAGCCCAAGAGCGACAAGAGCCTGGCGCTGCGCACCCACTCGCAGACCTCCGGCTGGAGCCTCACCGCGCAGGACGTGTTCAACAATGTGGTGCGCACGTGCGTGGAGGCGATGGCGGCCACCCAGGGCCACACGCAGAGCCTGCACACCAACTCGCTCGACGAGGCCATCGCGCTTCCCACCGACTTCAGCGCGCGCATCGCCCGCAACACCCAGCTCTACCTCCAGCTCGAGAGCGGGACGACGCGGGTCATCGACCCCTGGGGCGGCAGCTACTACGTGGAGCGGCTCACTCACGAGCTGGCGCAGAAGGCGTGGGGACACATCCAGGAGGTCGAGGCCCTGGGCGGAATGACCAAGGCCATCGAGGCGGGGCTGCCCAAGCTGCGCATCGAGGAGGCCGCCGCTCGCACACAGGCGCGCATCGACTCCGGGCGGCAGGCCATCATCGGCGTGAACAAGTACCCACCCGAGCGCGCGGACAACATCGAGATCCTCAAGGTGGACAACTCCGCCGTGCGCGAGGCGCAGGTCGCGAGGCTCAAGGAGCTGCGCGCCGAGCGGAACGCCGATGAGGTGCGCCGCCGGCTGGAGGCGCTCACCGAGGCGGGCCGGCGCAACGAGGGCAACCTGCTGGCGCTCGCCATCGACGCGGCTCGGGCGAAGGCCACCGTGGGAGAAATCAGCGACGCGCTCGAGAAGGTCTTCGGGCGCTACGAAGCGACGGTGAGGAGCGTGTCCGGCGTGTACTCGAGCGAAGCGGGCAAGGACGCCCAGGGCATCACCGAGGCGCGCGCCGCGGCGGACGCGTTCCAGGAGCGCTTCGGCCGCCGTCCCCGCATCCTCATCGCGAAGATGGGACAGGACGGACACGACCGGGGCCAGAAGGTCATCGCCACGGCCTTCGCGGACCTGGGCTTCGACGTGGACATCGGGCCCCTCTTCCAGACGCCCGAGGAGTCCGCCCGACAGGCGGTGGAGAACGACGTGCACGTCGTCGGCGCAAGCTCGCTGGCCGCGGGCCACCTCACGCTGGTGCCGCAGCTCAAGAAGGCGCTGCGAGACCTGGGCCGCGAGGACATCATGGTCGTCGTGGGCGGAGTCATCCCCGCGCAGGACTACGACGAGCTGCGCGCGGCGGGTGCCGCCGCCATCTTCGGCCCTGGCACCGTCATCTCGAAGGCGGCGCTGGAGTTGCTGGGGAAGCTGGCGGCCGCGCAGGAGGAGGCGTGA
- a CDS encoding methylmalonyl-CoA mutase family protein, which yields MSQVPLHIAAEFPPRSLEEWRRLVDKDLKGKPFTSLQSPLEGGLSLQPLYVQQDEAPAPPPPGVAPYLRGTQVLGHTEGGWLLCQEYSEPDVAHAAQALKTDLERGTQGVWLCLGDSRGIPVKDEATLAKLLADVPLARTPVHLEPEAAHLSTANLLLSVAAKAGVAKSALSGSLGVDPLAILAREGSLPGGVSARLTEAAPLVTTLRESAPELRVMLVSTRAYADAGATSVHELAWAIATGVEYLRGMERAGVSPDVAARSVQFALSVGGQFFPEIAKLRAARLLWAKVVAASGGSPDAQAMRLHARTATANKTQRDPWVNILRTTTESFAAVVAGADSVSTSPFDEALGTPDEGARRLARNTQLILRDESSLNRVADPSGGSYYLEQLTSDIARAAWDELRRIEGMGGMEQALATGDIARVLAETRAARDKAVRTRKQPIVGVSEFPFLGEAPVRREARASATATAGLRPTRVAESFEALRDASDRYLATTGRRPFAFLASLGTVAEHTTRSTWVANALGAGGIESREKHGFADPAATVAAFAESGATLAVISGPDTLYPEWVPALTAQLKARGARTVAVAGRPGEHEAAFRAVGVDLFIYAGADLVALLTSLQAQLGVA from the coding sequence ATGTCGCAAGTGCCTCTTCACATCGCCGCCGAGTTCCCGCCTCGCTCGCTCGAGGAGTGGCGTCGGCTGGTGGACAAGGACCTGAAGGGTAAGCCCTTCACGTCGCTCCAGTCGCCCCTAGAGGGCGGACTGAGCCTTCAGCCGCTCTATGTCCAGCAGGATGAGGCCCCCGCGCCTCCCCCTCCCGGAGTCGCCCCCTACCTCCGAGGAACCCAGGTCCTGGGGCATACCGAGGGCGGCTGGCTGCTCTGCCAGGAGTACTCCGAGCCCGACGTCGCCCACGCGGCCCAGGCCCTGAAGACCGACCTGGAGCGCGGCACCCAAGGCGTGTGGCTGTGCCTGGGTGATTCGCGCGGCATCCCGGTGAAGGATGAGGCCACGCTGGCGAAGCTGCTCGCCGACGTGCCCCTGGCCCGCACTCCCGTGCACCTGGAGCCCGAGGCGGCGCACCTCTCCACGGCCAACCTGCTGTTGAGCGTGGCCGCGAAGGCGGGCGTCGCGAAGAGCGCGCTGAGTGGCTCGCTGGGAGTCGACCCCTTGGCCATCCTCGCTCGCGAGGGTTCACTTCCCGGAGGCGTCTCCGCGCGGCTCACCGAGGCGGCACCGCTGGTGACCACGCTGCGCGAGAGTGCCCCGGAGCTGCGGGTGATGCTCGTCTCCACGCGTGCCTACGCGGACGCGGGCGCCACGTCGGTGCATGAGCTCGCGTGGGCCATCGCCACGGGCGTGGAGTACCTGCGCGGCATGGAGCGCGCCGGAGTGTCTCCCGACGTGGCGGCGCGCTCGGTGCAGTTCGCGTTGTCCGTCGGCGGGCAGTTCTTCCCGGAGATCGCCAAGCTGCGCGCGGCGCGGCTGCTCTGGGCCAAGGTCGTGGCGGCGTCGGGTGGCTCCCCCGATGCACAGGCCATGCGGCTGCACGCGCGCACGGCCACCGCGAACAAGACGCAGCGCGACCCCTGGGTCAACATCCTGCGGACCACCACGGAGTCCTTCGCCGCCGTCGTCGCGGGCGCGGACAGCGTCAGCACCTCCCCCTTCGACGAAGCGCTGGGCACTCCGGACGAAGGCGCGCGCAGGCTCGCGCGCAACACGCAGCTCATCCTGCGCGACGAGTCGAGCCTCAACCGCGTCGCGGACCCGAGCGGCGGCAGCTACTACCTGGAGCAGCTCACGTCCGACATCGCCCGCGCGGCCTGGGACGAGCTGCGGCGCATCGAGGGGATGGGTGGAATGGAGCAGGCGCTGGCGACGGGTGACATCGCGCGAGTGCTCGCGGAGACGCGCGCGGCACGCGACAAGGCGGTGCGCACGCGCAAGCAGCCCATCGTCGGGGTGAGTGAGTTCCCCTTCCTTGGCGAAGCCCCCGTGCGGCGCGAGGCCCGCGCTTCCGCGACGGCGACCGCCGGCCTGCGTCCCACGCGGGTGGCCGAGTCGTTCGAGGCGCTGCGCGACGCGAGCGACCGGTACCTCGCCACGACCGGGCGTCGTCCGTTCGCGTTCCTCGCCAGCCTGGGCACCGTGGCGGAGCACACCACGCGCTCCACCTGGGTGGCCAACGCACTGGGCGCCGGTGGCATCGAGTCGCGCGAGAAGCACGGCTTCGCGGACCCCGCCGCCACGGTGGCGGCCTTCGCGGAGTCGGGCGCGACGCTCGCGGTCATCTCCGGACCGGACACGCTCTATCCCGAGTGGGTGCCCGCGCTGACAGCGCAGCTCAAGGCCCGGGGCGCGCGCACCGTCGCGGTCGCGGGGCGGCCCGGTGAGCACGAGGCCGCGTTCCGCGCGGTTGGAGTGGACCTCTTCATCTACGCGGGAGCGGACCTGGTCGCGCTCCTGACCTCGCTGCAAGCGCAGCTCGGAGTGGCCTGA
- the meaB gene encoding methylmalonyl Co-A mutase-associated GTPase MeaB, protein MKLLSADAYVEGVRSGDRAVLARAITLVESGHPRHQALAQEVLTRLLPFTGGSRRVGISGVPGVGKSTFIDALGMHLVGEGRRVAVLAIDPSSTISGGSILGDKTRMARLSRETAAYIRPSPSSGTLGGVARKTRETLLLCEAAGFDVVLVETVGVGQSETVVADMVDFYLVLMLAGAGDELQGIKRGILEVADMLAINKADGDNLPRAERARSELRAALHLMRPGHEPVVTTCSAIEGKGIAALWSALESRVAQTVASGALEQRRRAQQVGWMWAMVQDGLRAALHANPMVAALVPVLETEVREGRSTPTSAALRVLGAFLPESRA, encoded by the coding sequence GTGAAGCTGCTGTCGGCGGACGCATACGTGGAAGGCGTCCGCTCGGGCGACCGGGCCGTGCTCGCCCGCGCCATCACCCTGGTGGAGAGCGGACATCCGCGCCACCAGGCGCTCGCGCAGGAGGTGCTCACCCGGCTGCTCCCCTTCACGGGCGGCAGCCGGCGGGTGGGCATCAGCGGCGTGCCCGGCGTGGGCAAGAGCACCTTCATCGACGCGCTGGGCATGCACCTGGTGGGCGAAGGGCGGCGTGTCGCGGTGCTCGCCATCGACCCCTCGAGCACCATCTCCGGTGGCAGCATCCTTGGAGACAAGACACGCATGGCCCGGCTGTCGCGCGAGACGGCGGCGTACATCCGGCCCAGTCCGTCCAGCGGTACGTTGGGTGGCGTCGCGCGGAAGACCCGGGAGACGCTGCTGCTGTGCGAAGCGGCGGGCTTCGACGTGGTGTTGGTGGAGACGGTGGGCGTGGGCCAGTCGGAGACGGTGGTCGCCGACATGGTGGACTTCTATCTGGTGCTGATGCTCGCGGGTGCGGGCGACGAGCTCCAGGGCATCAAGCGCGGCATCCTTGAAGTGGCGGACATGCTCGCCATCAACAAAGCCGATGGCGACAACCTCCCGCGAGCCGAGCGCGCCCGCTCCGAGCTGCGCGCCGCGCTGCACCTGATGCGTCCGGGACACGAGCCCGTCGTCACCACGTGCAGCGCCATTGAAGGCAAGGGCATCGCCGCGCTCTGGAGCGCGCTGGAGTCGCGGGTGGCGCAGACTGTCGCCTCCGGGGCACTGGAGCAGCGGCGGCGCGCGCAGCAGGTGGGCTGGATGTGGGCCATGGTGCAGGACGGCCTGCGAGCAGCCCTGCATGCGAACCCCATGGTGGCTGCCCTGGTCCCCGTGCTGGAGACGGAGGTGCGAGAAGGACGCTCGACGCCCACGTCCGCCGCACTGCGTGTGCTGGGTGCGTTCCTCCCTGAATCGAGGGCTTGA
- a CDS encoding DUF2378 family protein: MPTEVTVQATLFESLVRCAKPDAAQRAEFLALGFDVDKPRATYPASVFMGCQAVVLRTKYVGLTPTAALRELGRDLVRMYFDTLVGKVVSMALKVAGPERAMKRVALSFSSVMDPVDIHVEFISAGQYRVKFRRYPFPAESAAGTCEVALQQAGAATARVEVERYDSLEGFDLRIGW, encoded by the coding sequence ATGCCGACCGAAGTCACCGTCCAGGCCACGTTGTTCGAGTCCCTGGTCCGCTGCGCGAAGCCCGACGCGGCCCAACGCGCCGAGTTCCTCGCGCTGGGATTCGACGTGGACAAACCACGCGCCACCTATCCCGCCTCGGTGTTCATGGGTTGTCAGGCGGTGGTGCTGCGCACGAAGTACGTGGGGCTCACGCCCACCGCCGCCTTGCGCGAGCTGGGGCGGGACCTGGTGCGGATGTACTTCGACACGCTGGTGGGCAAGGTGGTGAGCATGGCCCTCAAGGTGGCCGGCCCCGAGCGTGCGATGAAGCGCGTAGCGCTCAGCTTCAGCTCCGTGATGGACCCCGTGGACATCCACGTGGAGTTCATCTCCGCCGGTCAGTACCGCGTGAAGTTCCGCCGCTACCCGTTCCCCGCGGAGTCCGCCGCGGGGACGTGTGAAGTGGCCCTCCAGCAAGCGGGCGCGGCGACGGCCCGCGTGGAGGTTGAGCGCTACGACTCGCTCGAGGGCTTCGACCTGCGCATCGGCTGGTGA